A stretch of the Marinobacter sp. JH2 genome encodes the following:
- a CDS encoding outer membrane protein transport protein codes for MGQPSYKQHVLAALIAVGLSCGAQAQMTQNLTIHPKALALGNAVTADPPGIMSIHYNPAGLTKLDGRQLEVNILSIYLDIDADFIADEEYEIFGIKGLETDPLTGKQRDPVANSHSHTNNVALYVPGYGVLRLPPGPAVAPSAGISIKSPGSKLTFANAFFMPMAAGFYRDKDDPGRYQPQATALQRTTYLSPTVGYEINDEWSVGAGIHLSHFGLAADQYMRAPNMLLGVAEVLQDAFNCESGDEPLQPWLALCGGNIGPFDDIGALSLNMQESISPTYALGVMWEPTDWFRWGASYTSEADMNLKGQFEIQYTDDWAGFWQGLNGSVLGAITSAILSLPSGAPREAGNVSMDLVYPQHFQTGISVDVHPKLTLNADIGWTDFAQWDAFNLRFDRDLEFLNAARILSPDNATPNTLKLPLGFKSQWNWAFGMEFHASSRLDLRAGVEIRDSVIPDDQRSIMAPFGGANLYSIGMGYRWDKDTEIDMNLSYLHSIETIPADSSCNVNCDNITNIIYNPYAGLDIKTSLRVVMAGLSFRTKF; via the coding sequence ATGGGACAACCTAGCTACAAACAACACGTTCTTGCGGCTTTAATTGCGGTTGGTCTTTCGTGTGGTGCGCAAGCACAGATGACGCAGAACCTGACGATCCACCCCAAAGCACTTGCGCTTGGCAACGCCGTGACCGCTGATCCTCCGGGGATCATGTCAATTCACTACAACCCAGCCGGCCTTACGAAATTGGATGGCCGTCAATTAGAAGTGAATATTCTCAGCATCTATCTGGATATTGATGCGGACTTTATCGCTGATGAAGAGTACGAGATCTTCGGTATTAAAGGGCTGGAAACGGATCCCTTAACAGGAAAGCAGCGTGACCCCGTCGCCAATAGCCACAGTCACACGAACAACGTGGCACTTTACGTGCCCGGATACGGCGTTCTTCGGTTGCCGCCGGGACCTGCGGTTGCACCGTCAGCCGGAATCAGTATTAAGTCGCCAGGCTCGAAGCTGACGTTTGCCAATGCGTTTTTTATGCCCATGGCCGCAGGCTTTTACAGAGACAAGGACGACCCAGGCCGGTACCAGCCCCAGGCAACGGCGCTCCAAAGAACCACCTACCTCTCTCCAACAGTGGGCTACGAGATTAACGACGAATGGTCGGTCGGTGCCGGCATTCACTTGTCCCACTTCGGTTTGGCTGCTGATCAGTACATGCGAGCCCCAAATATGCTACTCGGTGTTGCTGAAGTTTTGCAGGATGCCTTCAACTGTGAAAGTGGTGATGAGCCACTGCAACCTTGGCTGGCGCTGTGTGGTGGTAATATCGGGCCGTTTGATGATATTGGAGCCTTGAGCCTGAACATGCAGGAGAGCATCTCGCCCACCTATGCCTTGGGTGTCATGTGGGAACCCACCGATTGGTTCCGCTGGGGGGCAAGCTACACGTCCGAAGCAGACATGAATCTCAAAGGCCAGTTCGAAATTCAGTACACCGACGATTGGGCGGGGTTCTGGCAGGGCTTGAATGGTTCGGTACTGGGGGCGATCACCTCCGCCATCCTTAGTCTGCCGTCGGGTGCGCCTCGCGAGGCTGGTAACGTGTCGATGGACCTAGTCTACCCGCAGCATTTTCAAACCGGGATCAGCGTGGATGTGCACCCCAAGCTGACTCTTAATGCGGATATAGGTTGGACCGATTTTGCCCAGTGGGATGCTTTTAATTTACGGTTCGACCGAGATCTCGAATTCCTGAATGCGGCAAGAATTCTGTCTCCTGATAATGCGACACCCAATACCTTGAAGCTTCCTCTGGGTTTCAAGAGCCAGTGGAACTGGGCGTTTGGCATGGAGTTTCATGCGTCGTCACGTCTGGATCTGAGAGCCGGTGTAGAAATCCGTGATTCCGTCATCCCCGATGATCAGCGCTCAATCATGGCACCTTTCGGTGGCGCAAACCTTTACAGTATCGGCATGGGATATCGCTGGGATAAAGACACCGAAATTGACATGAACTTGTCGTATTTGCATTCGATAGAGACGATTCCGGCGGATTCCAGTTGTAACGTAAACTGTGACAATATAACGAACATCATTTACAACCCATATGCTGGTTTGGATATAAAAACCTCATTGCGGGTTGTTATGGCCGGTTTGAGTTTCAGGACCAAGTTCTGA
- a CDS encoding sulfite exporter TauE/SafE family protein, whose translation MQPELYLSYSSAFAIGLLGSTHCLGMCGGISASLSMALPVGRGFRLRQTVLLLAFNFGRIGSYSLIAAGIALLSTQAAGQWAWAGFLLMTLAGVMLIVMGLSMGQWWQGIRYIERAGAPVWRTLSPLTKRFLPVNNAGQALALGSLWGWLPCGLVYSTLGWAALQPTVPSAALTMFFFGLGTLPSMLATGYAAQWIRGIKSHQGVRKISGILLILFGLWTLPVQALLNL comes from the coding sequence ATGCAGCCAGAACTCTACCTCAGTTATTCGAGCGCTTTTGCGATTGGACTTCTTGGCAGTACCCACTGCTTGGGTATGTGCGGGGGCATTAGCGCTTCGCTCTCCATGGCTTTGCCCGTGGGCCGTGGTTTTCGGCTTCGCCAGACAGTGCTCTTACTGGCGTTCAACTTTGGTCGAATCGGTAGCTATTCGCTGATTGCAGCTGGCATTGCATTACTCAGCACTCAGGCTGCTGGCCAATGGGCATGGGCGGGGTTTCTGCTAATGACGCTTGCCGGTGTCATGCTGATAGTCATGGGGCTATCGATGGGGCAATGGTGGCAGGGCATTCGATACATAGAGCGAGCGGGAGCTCCTGTATGGCGAACCTTGTCACCGCTCACCAAACGCTTCCTGCCGGTCAATAACGCCGGGCAAGCATTGGCGCTGGGCTCTTTGTGGGGCTGGCTACCCTGCGGATTGGTCTACAGCACACTGGGCTGGGCAGCACTTCAGCCCACCGTACCCAGCGCTGCACTCACCATGTTCTTTTTTGGCTTGGGCACCCTACCCTCAATGCTGGCAACCGGATACGCAGCTCAATGGATCCGAGGCATCAAGAGCCATCAAGGTGTTCGCAAAATCAGCGGGATTCTGCTAATCCTGTTCGGGCTTTGGACACTGCCCGTCCAGGCACTATTGAATCTCTAA
- a CDS encoding polysaccharide deacetylase family protein: MITFRKLISLPALSLIMALPYAAKADLVVLQYHHVADSTPPATSTSLSLFEAQMKMISDLGLDVVSLGPATREALSGDAPQTNQVAITFDDAYESVYNAAAPILDQKQMPYTIFVNTDAVGGPGYMDWAELKELSSNDWVTIANHSIGHGHLARRSGEAEADWHKRTNHSLDVAQKMLEKQLGATAQLFAYPYGEYDEALEQKVTERDWLGFGQQSGAIGHYSHGSRLPRFPMANAYGQLSSLKDKLLSKAFPIDASRLPDGVVSDNPPSLTLKLEAPLSASRLTCFASGLGRINFSASTDTVTIQAPKALNARRFRYNCTHPAGNGSFYWLSQQWLNLDAPED; this comes from the coding sequence ATGATCACTTTCAGAAAACTGATATCCCTGCCCGCTCTGTCCTTGATAATGGCTCTTCCTTACGCAGCGAAAGCCGACTTGGTGGTGTTGCAATATCACCATGTGGCTGACAGCACACCGCCGGCAACCAGCACCTCACTCTCGCTTTTTGAGGCGCAAATGAAGATGATCTCCGATTTGGGGTTAGACGTTGTTTCATTGGGGCCAGCGACTCGCGAAGCGCTCTCCGGTGACGCACCACAAACCAATCAAGTCGCCATTACGTTTGATGATGCCTATGAATCCGTTTACAACGCTGCGGCGCCGATACTGGATCAAAAGCAGATGCCCTACACCATCTTTGTAAACACCGATGCCGTAGGTGGTCCGGGTTATATGGACTGGGCGGAGTTGAAAGAACTGAGCAGCAACGACTGGGTCACCATAGCCAACCACAGCATAGGTCATGGACATTTGGCGCGAAGGTCTGGGGAAGCGGAAGCAGATTGGCACAAGCGCACTAACCACAGCCTCGACGTCGCCCAAAAAATGTTAGAAAAACAATTGGGGGCCACTGCGCAGCTGTTCGCCTACCCCTATGGAGAATACGACGAAGCGCTCGAACAAAAGGTGACAGAAAGAGATTGGCTGGGGTTTGGCCAGCAGTCCGGCGCCATAGGGCACTACTCCCACGGCTCCAGACTGCCCCGCTTCCCAATGGCCAACGCTTACGGACAACTCAGCAGTTTAAAAGACAAACTGTTAAGCAAAGCATTCCCCATTGACGCCAGCCGCCTGCCAGATGGCGTTGTATCTGATAACCCACCGTCGTTGACGTTGAAGCTGGAGGCTCCACTATCGGCGTCCCGGCTTACCTGTTTTGCCTCTGGTCTGGGCAGGATTAATTTCAGTGCCAGTACTGATACCGTGACCATCCAAGCACCAAAAGCCTTGAACGCCCGCCGTTTCCGCTACAACTGCACCCACCCGGCAGGCAATGGCAGTTTTTACTGGCTATCACAACAATGGCTGAATCTGGACGCCCCTGAAGACTAA
- a CDS encoding DNA-J related domain-containing protein, translated as MKTDHTTRPTYKSTPNELNWLHQQVEHLVVAAEHELRAAGPSGLSELALIKTLQSDHWQLIGPVDFGRTEQLYPVHFLLFHTLYRLSDELLPGGESIHLSPLQIRLLPTDSISSTSVPGPTDTLRAFYMDLEQYYLSNSEISDMMDRFWAGTIVQKPNSASVTSAATVLGFESVPSTFDTAKRRFRKLMMKAHPDRGGSTIEVQRLNDAFAVLKAHYS; from the coding sequence ATGAAAACTGACCATACAACCCGCCCGACCTACAAAAGCACCCCCAACGAATTGAACTGGTTACATCAGCAGGTTGAGCACCTGGTGGTGGCCGCTGAGCACGAGTTGAGGGCAGCGGGTCCGTCAGGGCTCAGCGAGCTGGCTTTGATCAAAACGCTTCAAAGCGACCATTGGCAGTTAATCGGGCCGGTAGACTTTGGCCGCACTGAACAACTCTACCCGGTGCATTTCCTACTGTTTCATACGCTGTATCGCCTCAGCGATGAGCTTTTACCCGGTGGCGAAAGCATTCATTTATCGCCTCTCCAAATTCGCCTACTCCCGACAGATTCAATCAGTAGCACATCCGTTCCGGGGCCAACGGACACGCTGCGCGCATTTTATATGGATCTGGAACAATACTACCTATCCAACTCAGAAATCAGTGACATGATGGATCGCTTTTGGGCAGGTACAATAGTGCAAAAACCGAATAGTGCATCCGTCACCTCAGCTGCAACAGTGCTCGGATTTGAGTCAGTTCCATCAACGTTTGACACTGCAAAGCGTCGGTTCAGAAAGCTAATGATGAAAGCTCACCCCGATCGCGGTGGCAGCACAATAGAAGTGCAACGCCTGAACGATGCGTTCGCGGTGCTCAAAGCGCACTATTCGTAA
- a CDS encoding C39 family peptidase — MLLVLAGSILTFAMVQEATEVEPYDRGTIVLEHKVDSSPVEHRTDVRVEPLVEQTFRNIVRQAYDYSCGSAALTTVLNNYLGRTLSERQVMEGLLHYGESERIVERRAFSMLDMKKLVTALGYPSGGFRAGIDDLMELDHPAIVPIQHAGFKHFVVLRTIRDGRVYLADPAVGNISFTLAQFEEKWDDNVLFIVFPGSDKPLDNLELKEEDLRFVGDQTMTLLAQHEIPLFHEATERRLQNLLERQKNNPDGSVENTRKQLHYRRN, encoded by the coding sequence ATGCTGCTGGTGTTGGCCGGGTCTATCCTGACGTTCGCAATGGTGCAGGAAGCTACCGAAGTAGAACCGTATGATCGGGGTACCATTGTGCTTGAGCACAAGGTGGATTCCAGCCCCGTGGAGCATCGCACCGATGTTCGCGTTGAACCGTTGGTTGAACAAACTTTCCGAAATATTGTTCGCCAAGCCTACGACTACAGTTGCGGCAGCGCAGCACTCACCACCGTGTTGAATAATTATCTGGGGCGAACACTTTCAGAGCGCCAAGTAATGGAGGGGTTACTGCATTACGGCGAAAGTGAGCGGATTGTTGAGCGCCGTGCTTTCTCCATGCTGGACATGAAAAAACTAGTGACTGCCCTTGGGTACCCTTCAGGTGGGTTTCGTGCCGGTATCGATGACCTCATGGAGCTCGATCATCCCGCAATCGTTCCTATTCAACACGCAGGCTTCAAACACTTTGTTGTTCTTCGAACCATACGAGATGGCCGGGTATACCTAGCCGATCCTGCCGTGGGCAATATTTCTTTCACTTTGGCTCAATTCGAAGAAAAGTGGGATGACAATGTGCTGTTCATTGTGTTTCCGGGGAGTGATAAACCTCTGGATAACCTTGAGCTGAAAGAGGAAGACCTTCGGTTCGTGGGTGATCAGACAATGACCCTGCTCGCCCAGCATGAAATTCCATTATTTCATGAAGCAACGGAGCGCAGACTGCAGAACCTGTTGGAACGTCAGAAAAATAATCCCGACGGTAGTGTGGAAAACACACGAAAACAACTTCACTACCGTCGTAACTAA
- a CDS encoding heavy metal translocating P-type ATPase yields the protein MSPTTCFHCGELAEGNPAITLELDDQERHFCCQGCKAVCQTIHQEGLTNFYDIRTEPASTPRELSESELLRLRELDHPLVQQSFVAPVKAGQEAQLLIGEITCAACIWLLENHMKHQVGVQSFTVNHTTQRARLVWSPEQARLSDLLIAIYELGYTARPYQADAAEQALKAENRSMLIRLAVAGIATMQSMMLAFPLYFEIISELSPEFINMFRWFGLLVATPVVFYSARPFFRNARRDLASRHLTMDVPVAIAIGLAYAASAWVTVFGGQEVYFESVCMFAFFLLLGRYIEVQARYRAGLSGNALAGFQPAVAALVTDGEAEIVPAHQIKPDDIIRVRPGETLPADGIILSGESTLNEAALTGEYLPETRSPGDTVHAGTVNGENPLDIRVTRAGAQTRLSGILRVLDRVQSEKPPVARMADRIAGKFVGRVLILAPIVWIGWWLAGADNAFDITLSVLVATCPCALSLATPTAITSATVRLRKLGFLTTRGHTLESMNAIDTVVFDKTGTLTRGELTLTDHTIFGPIDEATCLRIAAGLEKQSEHPIAKVFHNMPSLPVTMVTNYLGGGLSGEFDGEAVYIGHKAFVASYTHAPEPETVGAAGMEIWLATATCWLASFQLDDQIRDDAAKAIGTLQNMGIQTMLLSGDRSGHVQDVASELGISHAIGEASPEQKLEVLDKLSQEGHRVMMVGDGLNDLPSMAGAGISVAMGTAADLTQLKADAVLLNGQLYQLVEAIHTSQKTRHIIRQNMIWAFGYNVSALPLAAAGLVPPWLAAIGMSLSSLFVVLNALRLSRARLNK from the coding sequence GTGAGCCCCACCACTTGCTTTCATTGTGGCGAGCTTGCCGAGGGTAATCCAGCGATTACCCTCGAACTTGATGATCAAGAACGGCATTTTTGTTGTCAGGGCTGTAAAGCGGTATGCCAGACCATCCATCAGGAAGGTCTGACTAACTTTTACGACATCCGTACCGAACCTGCCAGCACTCCGAGAGAGCTCAGCGAATCCGAACTTCTGCGCTTGCGTGAACTGGACCACCCACTGGTGCAACAATCGTTTGTTGCACCGGTTAAGGCCGGCCAGGAAGCACAATTGTTGATCGGCGAAATCACCTGCGCGGCGTGCATCTGGTTGCTTGAGAATCACATGAAGCACCAGGTCGGCGTCCAGAGCTTTACGGTGAACCACACCACCCAACGAGCAAGGCTGGTATGGTCGCCCGAACAAGCCCGATTGAGCGACCTGCTCATCGCCATCTACGAGCTAGGCTACACCGCTCGCCCCTACCAGGCAGACGCGGCCGAACAAGCACTCAAGGCTGAAAACCGCTCTATGCTCATTCGGCTTGCCGTTGCCGGCATTGCCACCATGCAAAGCATGATGTTGGCGTTCCCGCTGTATTTTGAAATCATCAGCGAGCTGTCACCCGAATTTATCAATATGTTTCGTTGGTTCGGTTTGCTCGTGGCAACACCGGTTGTGTTCTACAGTGCGCGACCTTTCTTCCGGAACGCCCGGCGAGATCTCGCCTCACGGCATCTGACCATGGATGTACCTGTCGCAATTGCGATCGGCCTTGCCTACGCGGCAAGTGCCTGGGTAACGGTATTCGGCGGCCAGGAAGTCTACTTTGAATCCGTATGCATGTTTGCGTTCTTCCTGTTGCTCGGGCGCTACATCGAGGTACAAGCGCGCTATCGAGCAGGACTGAGCGGAAATGCCCTTGCAGGCTTCCAACCGGCAGTTGCGGCATTGGTCACCGACGGCGAAGCAGAGATCGTTCCAGCGCATCAAATCAAACCTGATGACATTATCCGGGTGCGGCCTGGTGAAACACTCCCAGCAGACGGCATCATCCTTTCCGGCGAATCCACGCTGAATGAAGCAGCCCTGACTGGAGAATATTTGCCAGAAACCCGTTCACCGGGTGATACGGTGCATGCTGGTACGGTCAACGGCGAAAACCCGCTCGATATTCGTGTAACTCGCGCCGGGGCACAGACCCGCCTATCGGGTATTCTTAGGGTGTTGGACCGGGTCCAATCCGAGAAGCCACCGGTTGCCAGAATGGCGGATCGGATTGCCGGCAAGTTTGTCGGCCGGGTTCTTATACTTGCCCCGATAGTTTGGATCGGTTGGTGGTTGGCTGGCGCCGACAATGCCTTTGATATTACCCTATCGGTCCTGGTGGCCACCTGCCCTTGCGCGCTCTCGCTGGCGACACCTACCGCCATTACCTCTGCCACCGTGCGTTTGAGAAAACTGGGGTTTCTTACCACTCGCGGCCACACCCTGGAATCGATGAATGCAATCGATACCGTTGTGTTCGACAAAACCGGCACTCTCACCCGTGGTGAACTCACGCTGACAGACCACACCATTTTCGGCCCGATTGACGAAGCGACGTGTCTAAGAATCGCCGCAGGGCTGGAAAAACAATCCGAGCATCCAATCGCGAAAGTATTTCACAACATGCCGTCGCTTCCCGTGACTATGGTCACCAATTACCTCGGCGGTGGCTTGTCAGGAGAATTCGACGGCGAAGCGGTTTATATCGGCCATAAAGCGTTTGTTGCCAGCTACACCCATGCACCCGAACCAGAAACAGTGGGTGCCGCGGGAATGGAAATTTGGTTAGCAACGGCCACTTGCTGGCTGGCCAGTTTCCAATTGGACGACCAAATCCGTGATGATGCGGCCAAAGCAATCGGCACACTGCAAAACATGGGCATTCAAACCATGCTTCTTAGTGGTGACCGGTCCGGTCACGTCCAGGATGTTGCATCGGAGCTCGGGATTTCCCATGCCATCGGCGAAGCTTCGCCAGAACAAAAACTGGAAGTGCTGGATAAGCTCAGTCAAGAAGGCCATCGTGTTATGATGGTTGGGGACGGTCTGAATGACCTGCCTTCGATGGCCGGCGCGGGCATTTCAGTTGCCATGGGTACCGCTGCTGATCTCACTCAGCTGAAAGCCGATGCAGTTTTATTGAACGGGCAACTGTATCAACTCGTTGAAGCTATTCATACAAGCCAGAAGACTCGCCATATCATTCGCCAAAACATGATTTGGGCGTTCGGCTACAACGTTTCTGCGCTGCCTTTGGCTGCTGCAGGTCTTGTGCCCCCGTGGCTTGCTGCGATTGGCATGTCCCTCAGCTCACTCTTCGTCGTCCTTAATGCTTTGCGCCTTAGTAGAGCACGACTCAACAAATAG
- the ccoS gene encoding cbb3-type cytochrome oxidase assembly protein CcoS, with the protein MNIVMLLIPLMLILVALGVLLFSWAVKNGQYDDLDGPAHRILHDDDKDMIPSEARPLKSSAKDNQAQSGSVKATSRRD; encoded by the coding sequence ATGAACATTGTCATGCTTCTGATCCCATTGATGCTGATACTGGTCGCCCTTGGCGTCCTCCTGTTCTCTTGGGCTGTAAAAAATGGCCAATACGATGATCTGGATGGCCCTGCACACAGGATCTTGCACGACGACGATAAAGATATGATCCCCTCAGAAGCGCGCCCTTTAAAATCGTCCGCCAAAGACAATCAAGCACAGAGCGGTTCGGTCAAAGCAACCAGCCGCCGAGACTGA
- a CDS encoding transporter: MNRWLVRGFFLVSTAGLLPSMALGQEGSVDQAREALSRQDGDEDSSRQLEEVFQAAEKNYSLQKKGTHSLNYSFDYSYTGDQRLDLAITNGSVRNLDVVPSATHTFTNSFSYDYGLLDNLTIGARLPLVVKYDTEDELNVYDMGDVSFTGRWQPFAYVPGKMSTTFFGTLSTKTGVSPYEIDIKEQLSTGSGYYSVGGGLSMSKVLDPVVVFGSLSATYNVTADDLEQVRGGRLLVEVEPGFGLSGSAGFAYSLSYDISLSVSAQVSYSDETILTFSNGDQAAAQDQMTGFLSMSLGTRVSDMTIVNTSLGIGLTEDAPDFSLGVSLPINFSGLKE, translated from the coding sequence ATGAATCGTTGGTTAGTGCGAGGCTTTTTCCTTGTTTCCACGGCGGGTCTGCTTCCAAGTATGGCGCTGGGCCAAGAAGGGAGTGTGGATCAGGCGCGAGAAGCGCTGTCGCGTCAAGATGGGGATGAAGATTCTAGTCGTCAGTTGGAAGAGGTATTCCAGGCGGCGGAGAAAAACTACTCGTTGCAGAAGAAGGGGACTCATTCCCTGAACTACTCCTTTGATTACTCGTATACCGGTGATCAGCGTCTGGACCTCGCAATTACCAATGGTTCGGTGCGGAACCTGGATGTGGTCCCCTCAGCAACGCACACTTTCACCAACTCGTTTTCCTACGATTACGGACTTTTGGACAATTTAACGATTGGTGCCCGGCTTCCCTTGGTGGTTAAGTACGATACTGAAGACGAATTGAACGTCTACGACATGGGAGATGTTTCCTTTACGGGCCGTTGGCAGCCATTTGCGTACGTGCCGGGGAAAATGTCGACCACCTTCTTTGGCACTTTAAGCACCAAAACTGGCGTTAGTCCCTACGAAATCGACATTAAGGAACAGCTGTCTACTGGCAGTGGTTACTACTCGGTGGGTGGTGGCTTGAGTATGTCCAAAGTGTTAGATCCGGTGGTTGTGTTCGGCTCTCTAAGTGCGACTTACAACGTCACCGCCGATGATTTGGAGCAAGTTCGGGGTGGCCGTCTGCTGGTCGAAGTTGAACCCGGCTTCGGGCTTTCCGGGTCGGCCGGTTTTGCCTATTCGTTGTCCTACGATATTTCCTTAAGTGTGTCGGCTCAGGTCAGCTACAGCGATGAAACGATACTGACTTTTTCCAACGGTGATCAAGCGGCGGCACAAGACCAAATGACTGGGTTTTTGAGTATGTCGCTCGGTACTCGCGTCAGCGATATGACCATTGTGAATACCAGTCTGGGGATTGGTCTAACCGAAGATGCTCCAGACTTTTCCCTGGGTGTATCCCTGCCCATTAATTTCTCCGGCCTCAAAGAGTGA
- a CDS encoding MalM family protein, with translation MIRARAKTLSLLLVTVSVLAGCQFGSGNSHVAEREGYFTWVDEQGRVRYTRIPESEAPEKSTQEVGSQDTPVNDPFLASTPPKEDDFTDENYPDGQALADKGFVRDGQRQPYFTWLDAEGNVRVSYYTPDIDSKSKGARSSPINLTPASVHLPSKSVGEVEPVEGYDPNAFAILGIEKNLTSEFDEFVEYCCEGLANRDYQNWVEGSEFGVQMDGNSPNHRFSSGESPFQLIALPLSVSNSGFVMRLRAYDHHGVFVPSLAFLNREFQVVRMVTDLVMDYTPENWHRRGYLEAWVPALPDQGERWLVLYTRSQDLGKQTVIATESGPKAIPHTGTGELGIATFEP, from the coding sequence ATGATACGGGCCCGCGCAAAAACGTTATCACTGTTGCTTGTAACAGTATCTGTTCTGGCCGGTTGCCAGTTTGGTAGCGGGAATTCCCACGTTGCCGAGCGCGAAGGATATTTTACCTGGGTGGATGAGCAGGGTCGGGTACGTTACACCCGAATTCCTGAATCGGAGGCACCTGAAAAGAGCACTCAAGAAGTCGGGTCACAGGATACGCCAGTCAATGACCCGTTTTTGGCCAGCACACCGCCTAAAGAGGATGACTTTACCGATGAAAACTATCCGGATGGTCAGGCACTGGCGGACAAAGGGTTTGTTCGTGATGGCCAGAGGCAGCCGTATTTTACGTGGCTCGATGCTGAGGGCAATGTCCGTGTCAGCTACTACACGCCTGATATCGACAGCAAGAGCAAAGGCGCTCGTTCCAGCCCGATCAATCTAACTCCGGCTTCGGTGCATTTGCCATCGAAATCCGTAGGCGAAGTCGAGCCGGTAGAGGGGTACGATCCAAACGCTTTTGCAATCTTGGGTATTGAGAAAAACCTGACCAGTGAGTTTGACGAGTTTGTCGAGTATTGCTGTGAAGGCTTGGCAAACAGGGACTATCAAAACTGGGTAGAAGGGAGTGAGTTCGGCGTACAGATGGATGGTAACTCACCTAACCATCGATTTAGTTCTGGTGAATCTCCTTTCCAGTTAATTGCCTTGCCGCTGTCGGTCTCGAACTCGGGATTTGTTATGCGGCTTCGCGCTTACGATCACCACGGTGTTTTTGTTCCGAGCCTGGCCTTTCTTAATCGAGAGTTTCAGGTGGTGAGGATGGTCACAGATCTGGTAATGGACTATACCCCAGAGAACTGGCACCGCCGCGGGTATCTTGAAGCTTGGGTTCCGGCTTTACCTGACCAAGGTGAGCGGTGGCTCGTACTGTATACACGCTCGCAAGATCTTGGAAAGCAAACGGTTATCGCCACCGAGTCGGGGCCCAAAGCTATCCCGCATACCGGAACAGGTGAATTGGGTATTGCAACCTTTGAGCCGTAA
- the ttcA gene encoding tRNA 2-thiocytidine(32) synthetase TtcA, producing the protein MSVKSESQPVSEQERLRKVELNKLQKRLRREVGQAIAEYSMIEAGDKVMCCLSGGKDSYAMLDILLNLQKSAPVDFEIIAVNLDQKQPGFPEEVLPAYLDALGVEYHIIEKDTYSIVKEKVPEGKTTCGLCSRLRRGILYNFAEEHGVTKIALGHHRDDMLETLFLNMFYGGKLKSMPPVLHSDDGRNTVIRPLAFSREKDIARYAELREYPIIPCNLCGSQENLQRQVIKDMFQTWDKQHPGRLETMFRAMCNVEPSHLSDPNLYDFKEGKRLGGKRQAVVQNAEPEQDFGRLDVLNL; encoded by the coding sequence ATGTCTGTCAAATCTGAATCCCAACCAGTTTCTGAGCAAGAGCGACTCCGAAAGGTGGAGCTCAATAAACTCCAGAAGCGCTTGCGCCGAGAGGTCGGGCAGGCCATTGCTGAGTACTCGATGATTGAGGCCGGCGACAAAGTTATGTGTTGCTTATCAGGGGGCAAAGATTCCTACGCGATGCTGGATATACTGCTTAACCTTCAGAAGAGCGCCCCGGTCGACTTTGAAATCATTGCTGTTAACCTCGACCAAAAACAGCCCGGTTTTCCCGAAGAAGTGCTTCCGGCCTATTTGGATGCACTTGGGGTCGAATACCACATCATTGAGAAAGACACCTATAGCATAGTTAAGGAAAAAGTCCCGGAAGGGAAGACCACCTGCGGGTTATGCTCGCGCCTGCGTCGCGGAATCCTCTATAACTTTGCGGAAGAGCATGGCGTAACCAAAATCGCGCTGGGTCATCACCGGGACGATATGCTAGAAACCTTGTTTCTGAACATGTTCTACGGTGGCAAATTAAAGTCTATGCCGCCGGTTCTGCATAGCGATGATGGTCGTAATACGGTGATCAGGCCTTTGGCCTTTAGCCGGGAAAAAGACATTGCCCGATACGCCGAGTTGCGAGAGTACCCCATTATTCCCTGTAACCTATGCGGTTCTCAGGAAAACCTGCAGCGGCAGGTGATCAAGGATATGTTCCAGACGTGGGATAAGCAGCACCCAGGCCGTCTAGAAACCATGTTCCGTGCGATGTGTAACGTTGAGCCTTCCCATCTTTCTGACCCGAATCTATATGATTTCAAGGAAGGAAAGCGCTTGGGCGGCAAGCGTCAAGCTGTCGTGCAGAATGCAGAGCCCGAGCAAGACTTCGGTCGCTTGGATGTATTGAACCTCTAG